From a single Polyangium spumosum genomic region:
- the ctaD gene encoding cytochrome c oxidase subunit I codes for MSDGAATRLDRELLRIWANPPGVLGFLTNVNHKAIGARFLVTSFVFFLIGGVEALVMRLQLARPEADVVGPGAYAQLFTMHGSTMMFLFAVPFLEGLAIYLVPLMIGARDMAFPRLNAFGYWVYLFAGIALHVSLLLGLAPDTGWYAYVPLSGPGWSSGPNVDMWVTMITFLEVSALVAAVELIVTIFKMRAPGMSLSRMPVFVWAILLTAFMIVFAMPTLVLASLLLALDRFAGAHFFNVAARGDPLLWQHLFWFFGHPDVYIMLLPALGIVSTIVPTAARRPLAGYTPAVLSLAAISVASFGLWVHHMYPAGLPLLGMSFFTVASMLISIPNAVLLFTWIATLWGTRPAWNTPFLFVFGFFVLLILGGITGIMIASVPFDWQVTDTHFIVAHFHYVLIGGVVFPIFAAIYHWFPKITGVTLGERAGRVSFWLVFIGFNVTFFPLHILGLQGMPRRAYTYLAGLGWDRGNGIATAGALLFALGVMVSVADIVFCLATKRGRAPADPWGGATLEWSVSSPPPVYNFCKLPVVRGTYPLWSVEPPGGVRIDDPSDMQRETLSTSVLAAVPEHRVVLPGPTIWPFWLAASLTVAFLGAMVDLLFVPVGALLGAISLMGWLWPSRASTRRPARVEARLA; via the coding sequence ATGAGCGACGGCGCCGCGACCAGGCTCGACCGTGAGCTCCTGCGTATCTGGGCGAATCCGCCCGGGGTCCTGGGCTTCTTGACGAACGTCAACCACAAGGCGATCGGCGCCCGCTTCCTCGTCACGAGCTTCGTGTTTTTCCTGATCGGCGGCGTCGAGGCGCTCGTGATGCGCCTCCAGCTCGCGCGGCCCGAGGCGGACGTCGTCGGCCCCGGCGCGTATGCCCAGCTCTTCACGATGCACGGCTCGACGATGATGTTCCTCTTCGCCGTCCCGTTCCTCGAGGGGCTCGCCATTTACCTCGTCCCCCTCATGATCGGCGCGCGCGACATGGCCTTCCCTCGGCTCAATGCGTTCGGCTACTGGGTCTATCTCTTCGCCGGGATCGCGCTCCATGTCAGCTTGCTCCTCGGCCTCGCGCCCGATACCGGCTGGTATGCCTATGTGCCGCTCTCCGGCCCTGGCTGGTCCTCCGGCCCGAACGTCGACATGTGGGTCACGATGATCACGTTCCTCGAGGTCTCGGCGCTCGTCGCGGCCGTGGAGCTCATCGTCACCATTTTCAAGATGCGCGCGCCGGGCATGTCCTTGAGCCGGATGCCCGTGTTCGTCTGGGCCATCTTGCTCACCGCGTTCATGATCGTGTTCGCCATGCCGACGCTCGTGCTCGCGAGCTTGCTCCTCGCGCTCGATCGCTTCGCCGGGGCGCATTTCTTCAACGTCGCCGCCCGCGGTGACCCCCTGCTCTGGCAGCACCTCTTCTGGTTCTTTGGTCACCCGGACGTGTACATCATGTTGCTCCCTGCGCTCGGGATCGTCTCGACCATCGTGCCCACGGCCGCGCGGCGTCCGCTCGCGGGTTACACGCCTGCCGTGCTCTCCCTCGCCGCGATCAGCGTCGCGAGCTTCGGCCTCTGGGTGCATCACATGTACCCCGCGGGCCTGCCGCTGCTCGGAATGAGCTTCTTCACCGTCGCGAGCATGTTGATCAGCATTCCGAACGCAGTCTTGCTCTTCACGTGGATCGCCACGCTCTGGGGGACCCGCCCCGCGTGGAACACGCCGTTCCTCTTCGTCTTCGGCTTCTTCGTCCTCCTCATCCTCGGCGGCATCACGGGGATCATGATCGCCTCCGTCCCGTTCGACTGGCAGGTCACGGACACCCATTTCATCGTCGCCCACTTTCATTACGTCCTCATCGGCGGCGTCGTCTTCCCGATCTTCGCCGCGATCTACCACTGGTTCCCCAAGATCACGGGGGTCACGCTGGGCGAGCGGGCCGGCAGGGTGAGCTTCTGGCTCGTCTTCATCGGGTTCAACGTGACGTTTTTCCCCCTGCACATCCTCGGCCTCCAGGGGATGCCCCGCCGCGCCTATACCTATCTGGCCGGGCTCGGCTGGGACAGGGGCAATGGAATCGCCACGGCAGGCGCGCTCCTCTTCGCGCTCGGCGTCATGGTCTCGGTCGCCGATATCGTCTTTTGCCTGGCCACGAAGCGAGGCCGGGCGCCTGCGGACCCGTGGGGCGGCGCCACGCTCGAGTGGTCGGTCTCGTCGCCGCCCCCCGTCTACAATTTCTGCAAGCTCCCCGTCGTGCGCGGGACCTATCCGCTCTGGAGCGTCGAGCCGCCGGGCGGCGTCCGTATCGACGACCCTTCGGACATGCAGCGGGAGACGCTCTCCACCAGCGTCCTCGCGGCGGTCCCCGAGCACCGCGTCGTCCTGCCGGGGCCCACGATATGGCCCTTCTGGCTCGCGGCCTCGCTCACCGTCGCCTTCCTGGGCGCGATGGTCGATCTGCTGTTCGTCCCCGTCGGCGCCCTGCTCGGGGCCATTTCGCTCATGGGATGGCTCTGGCCGTCGAGGGCATCGACGCGCCGGCCCGCGCGGGTGGAGGCGCGCCTCGCATGA
- the coxB gene encoding cytochrome c oxidase subunit II has product MNRARRSLVLPALVVLLGGCARPPAALDTHGPGAERIAELFWFFLVATLVPAAITIGLFVYGALRPRSGGGGPRPVRRWILVGTALSTLVVLGMLVASIVVGRVVAEPRGPMDLTIDVRGHQFWWEVAYPDDRVLTANELHLPVGRPVRLRLTSADVVHNFWVPELSGKQDMIPGHTNVFWIQADRPGIFLGRCAEYCGLEHALMALVVVAEPEDAFAAWIEAQRAPARGPDGPVAERGLQVFHEAECAHCHAIQGVTPPLATGAVGPDLTHLASRRTLAAATMRNVPGNLAGWILGPHDHKPGNRMPPSTLAPDDLHALLAYLGGLQ; this is encoded by the coding sequence TTGAATCGGGCTCGCCGCTCGCTCGTGCTCCCGGCGCTCGTCGTCCTCCTCGGCGGGTGCGCGCGCCCGCCGGCGGCGCTCGATACACACGGGCCGGGCGCCGAGCGTATCGCGGAGCTCTTCTGGTTTTTCCTCGTCGCGACCCTCGTCCCCGCCGCGATCACGATCGGTCTTTTCGTGTACGGCGCCCTGCGGCCACGCTCCGGCGGCGGCGGCCCGAGGCCCGTGAGGCGCTGGATCCTGGTGGGAACAGCCTTGTCGACGCTCGTCGTGCTCGGGATGCTCGTCGCGTCGATCGTCGTCGGCCGCGTGGTGGCCGAGCCACGCGGACCGATGGACCTGACCATCGACGTGCGGGGTCATCAATTCTGGTGGGAGGTCGCTTATCCCGATGACCGCGTCCTCACGGCGAACGAGCTCCACCTGCCCGTCGGGCGTCCCGTGCGATTGCGCCTCACGTCGGCCGACGTGGTGCACAACTTCTGGGTGCCCGAGCTCTCCGGCAAGCAGGACATGATCCCCGGGCACACCAACGTCTTCTGGATCCAGGCCGATCGCCCCGGCATTTTCCTGGGGCGCTGCGCGGAGTATTGCGGCCTCGAGCACGCGCTCATGGCCCTCGTCGTGGTGGCCGAGCCGGAGGACGCGTTCGCGGCCTGGATCGAGGCGCAACGCGCGCCCGCGCGAGGCCCGGACGGTCCGGTGGCGGAGCGGGGGCTCCAGGTGTTTCACGAGGCCGAATGTGCCCATTGCCACGCCATCCAGGGCGTCACGCCGCCCCTCGCCACGGGCGCCGTCGGGCCGGATCTCACGCACCTCGCGAGCCGCCGCACCCTCGCCGCGGCCACGATGCGGAACGTGCCGGGCAACCTCGCGGGCTGGATCCTCGGCCCGCACGACCACAAACCCGGCAATCGTATGCCCCCTTCGACCCTCGCCCCCGACGATCTGCACGCGCTCCTTGCCTACCTCGGGGGCCTGCAATGA
- a CDS encoding cytochrome b N-terminal domain-containing protein: MRPFARLGRWFYDRMQLEPIVHLFTGHKVPPGVHSGKTAWMYVLGFATLVSLLVQVGTGIALVTQYIPSPESAHASLEHLTNATSWGRFVRALHYFGASAMVLFVFLHMARVFLTGSFKFPREMSWISGVFLLVLVMAMGFSGQLLRWDENGVWTVVVGSKFAGRTPLIGRELSELILAGETIGGHTLSRFFALHVFIFPLAIAAIVGLHLFLVFRNGVSEPPKAGRPVDPKTYRKWYHELSERHGADYFPWGMWREVVFAAVLVVTLVALALLVGPKGPGAPADPTVLVTNPQPDWFLRWYYALIWVKPRGLEELVMVWAPVLAPLVLLSIPILAPRGERHPARRPWAILAVGVAVIGFVSLLVLGYRAPWVPAVASDPVPPELFGAAGEPSREGAALFSERGCQLCHTALGRGGHYGPDLTDVARRLSPEEITVRTMNGIRDMPAYRDILTAEELSDLVAFFRAMDGLRAEGPH, from the coding sequence ATGCGTCCATTCGCGCGCCTGGGCCGCTGGTTTTACGATCGGATGCAGCTCGAGCCCATCGTGCACCTGTTCACGGGTCACAAGGTGCCTCCGGGCGTCCATTCCGGGAAAACGGCGTGGATGTACGTGCTCGGCTTCGCCACGCTCGTCTCGTTGCTCGTCCAGGTCGGCACCGGGATCGCCCTCGTCACGCAGTACATCCCCTCGCCCGAGAGCGCGCACGCGAGCCTCGAGCACCTGACGAACGCGACCTCGTGGGGCCGATTCGTCCGCGCATTACATTATTTTGGCGCGTCGGCGATGGTGCTCTTCGTGTTCCTGCACATGGCGCGCGTCTTCTTGACGGGCTCGTTCAAGTTCCCGCGCGAGATGAGCTGGATCAGCGGCGTCTTTTTGCTCGTCCTCGTGATGGCGATGGGCTTCTCGGGACAGCTCCTCCGCTGGGACGAAAACGGCGTCTGGACCGTCGTGGTCGGCTCGAAGTTCGCCGGCCGCACGCCGCTCATCGGGCGTGAGCTCTCGGAGCTCATCCTGGCGGGCGAGACGATCGGCGGGCACACGCTGAGCCGCTTTTTTGCCCTGCACGTCTTCATTTTTCCGCTGGCCATCGCGGCCATCGTGGGCCTGCACCTCTTCCTCGTCTTCCGCAATGGCGTCTCCGAGCCCCCGAAGGCGGGCCGGCCGGTGGATCCGAAGACGTACAGGAAATGGTATCACGAGCTCTCGGAGCGGCACGGCGCCGATTACTTCCCGTGGGGGATGTGGCGCGAGGTCGTCTTCGCGGCCGTCCTCGTCGTGACCCTCGTCGCGCTCGCGCTCCTCGTGGGGCCCAAGGGCCCCGGCGCGCCCGCCGACCCGACCGTGCTCGTGACGAACCCGCAGCCCGACTGGTTCTTGCGCTGGTATTACGCGCTCATCTGGGTGAAGCCGCGCGGGCTCGAGGAGCTCGTCATGGTATGGGCGCCGGTGCTGGCCCCGCTCGTCCTGCTCTCGATACCGATCCTCGCGCCGCGCGGCGAGCGGCACCCGGCGCGCCGCCCATGGGCCATCCTCGCCGTCGGCGTCGCGGTGATCGGGTTCGTCTCGCTCCTCGTGCTCGGCTACCGGGCGCCCTGGGTCCCCGCCGTCGCGAGTGATCCCGTGCCGCCCGAGCTCTTCGGCGCTGCCGGCGAGCCGTCGCGTGAAGGCGCGGCGCTGTTCTCCGAGCGTGGCTGCCAGCTCTGCCATACCGCGCTCGGCAGGGGCGGCCATTACGGTCCCGATCTGACCGACGTGGCGCGGCGCCTCTCGCCCGAGGAGATCACCGTCCGCACGATGAATGGAATCCGCGACATGCCCGCGTACCGGGACATCCTCACGGCAGAAGAGTTGAGCGATCTCGTCGCGTTTTTCCGCGCCATGGACGGTCTCCGCGCGGAGGGGCCTCATTGA
- a CDS encoding ubiquinol-cytochrome c reductase iron-sulfur subunit, with protein MDRTQPSCPGTCGDPSRRRFFSRLCLGLGGLGAALLAAPVVGLVLLPLRRRKEAVWRDIGRVDEFEVGRTVKSTYLDPAPLSWAGPAAETAAWVRRVTADEFVAFGAYCTHVGCPVRWVEGAELFLCPCHGGAFHRDGAVAAGPPPRPLPRLDVRVREGRVELRTEAIQAALGAAGRRGSEE; from the coding sequence ATGGATCGTACCCAGCCGAGTTGCCCGGGGACGTGTGGTGATCCCTCACGTCGCCGGTTCTTCTCACGCCTCTGCCTCGGCCTCGGTGGCCTCGGCGCGGCGCTGCTCGCCGCGCCCGTCGTCGGGCTCGTGCTCTTGCCGCTTCGTCGGCGCAAAGAGGCCGTCTGGCGTGACATCGGGCGCGTGGACGAATTCGAGGTGGGTCGGACGGTGAAGTCCACGTACCTCGACCCCGCGCCGCTCTCCTGGGCCGGGCCGGCCGCCGAGACGGCGGCCTGGGTCCGGCGTGTGACCGCGGACGAATTCGTCGCGTTCGGCGCGTATTGCACGCACGTGGGCTGCCCGGTCCGGTGGGTCGAGGGCGCGGAGCTCTTCCTGTGTCCGTGCCATGGCGGCGCATTTCACCGGGACGGCGCCGTCGCGGCGGGGCCGCCGCCGCGCCCGCTCCCGCGGCTCGACGTGCGCGTGCGCGAGGGGCGCGTGGAGCTCAGGACCGAGGCCATCCAGGCAGCGCTCGGCGCCGCGGGGCGCCGCGGGTCGGAGGAGTGA
- a CDS encoding sterol desaturase family protein codes for MLGTRTRRIRQARSLARPSLLARAAPPLCALAALAVLERAFPRRVRAEPTGPRARRNLAFACLGVVTNLALNRLLVLPVARVSVQRRFGLLQWLRLPFAVETALGMAWLDYTLYLWHDLSHRVGVLWRLHVVHHADRDMDVTTGLRFHFAELAASLPLRALVVGAFGVSPRAVDLWQSAIVVSSLFHHANLRLPARVERWLSLVLVTPHMHEIHHSESAADRNTNFSSGIALWDSLHGTRKDAPSEAVVIGLPASIQGDASTLHAMLVRPFAGAASTTK; via the coding sequence ATGTTAGGAACGCGCACGCGCCGCATCCGACAGGCCCGCTCGCTCGCTCGGCCGAGCTTGCTGGCTCGGGCCGCGCCCCCGCTTTGCGCCCTCGCGGCGCTCGCCGTTCTGGAGCGAGCTTTTCCTCGCCGCGTCCGCGCCGAGCCCACGGGGCCGCGCGCCCGGCGCAACCTCGCGTTCGCCTGCCTGGGTGTCGTCACCAACCTCGCGCTCAATCGGCTGCTCGTCCTGCCCGTCGCGCGCGTCTCCGTCCAGCGTCGCTTCGGGCTCTTGCAATGGCTGCGGCTCCCCTTCGCCGTGGAGACGGCGCTCGGCATGGCGTGGCTCGACTACACGCTGTACCTCTGGCACGACCTGTCGCACCGCGTGGGCGTCTTGTGGCGCCTGCACGTCGTCCACCACGCGGATCGCGACATGGACGTCACGACCGGGCTCCGCTTCCATTTCGCGGAGCTCGCCGCGTCCCTGCCTCTTCGAGCGCTCGTCGTCGGCGCCTTCGGCGTGAGCCCCCGGGCGGTCGACCTCTGGCAGAGCGCGATCGTGGTCTCGAGCCTCTTTCACCACGCCAACCTGCGGCTCCCGGCCCGGGTCGAGCGATGGCTCTCCCTCGTGCTCGTCACGCCCCACATGCACGAGATTCACCACTCCGAGTCGGCCGCGGACCGCAACACGAACTTCTCGAGCGGCATTGCCTTGTGGGATTCGCTGCACGGCACGAGGAAGGACGCGCCGTCCGAGGCCGTCGTCATTGGCTTGCCTGCGTCGATCCAGGGCGACGCGTCGACCCTCCACGCGATGCTCGTGCGCCCCTTCGCGGGGGCCGCGTCCACCACGAAGTGA